In Rubrivirga marina, the following are encoded in one genomic region:
- the recF gene encoding DNA replication/repair protein RecF (All proteins in this family for which functions are known are DNA-binding proteins that assist the filamentation of RecA onto DNA for the initiation of recombination or recombinational repair.), whose product MRLRHLSLSSFRAHTRTEVEAAPRVNLLVGPNGAGKTNVIEAIGYLCLGKSFLGASDATVLQRGGPHFTVEGTFEGEDRPDVRLRLAFVPREGKRGFSNGSSLDRLADLVGRVPVVILSPNDRDLTAGGPSERRRLLDTTLSQAFPVYLDDLLKYRRALKQKNALLQQLRKGRALTPGTMEAWDEELAMLGGRVVERRRIFLDRFADLLLEAYDLLGTPGGTPTLEYQPSSGSDSESDVDGMRRSLVRTRSRSGDLGRTLVGPHLDEVLFQLDGFDLRPYASQGQHRTFALAVRVAQALYFRERSDEPPLLLLDDVFGPLDPDRTRVVLGLLASGELGQSFVTAARAEPFEGVVPFEDDAHAVFHVERGGVTRLNSPLSAPLSS is encoded by the coding sequence GTGCGCCTCCGCCACCTTTCTCTCTCGTCCTTCCGTGCCCACACGCGCACCGAGGTCGAAGCTGCCCCTCGCGTCAACCTCCTCGTAGGCCCCAACGGCGCGGGGAAGACGAATGTCATTGAGGCCATCGGCTACCTCTGTCTCGGGAAGAGCTTCTTGGGCGCCTCGGACGCCACGGTTCTTCAGCGCGGTGGGCCGCATTTCACAGTCGAAGGAACGTTTGAAGGGGAGGACCGGCCCGACGTCCGTCTCCGCCTCGCGTTCGTGCCGAGGGAGGGGAAGCGAGGATTCTCGAACGGCAGTTCGCTCGATCGGCTGGCGGACCTCGTGGGCCGCGTGCCTGTGGTGATCTTGTCACCGAACGATCGGGACCTTACCGCCGGCGGTCCGAGCGAGCGACGGCGTCTACTCGACACCACGCTCAGCCAGGCATTCCCTGTCTACCTCGACGATCTTCTGAAGTACCGGCGGGCGCTGAAGCAGAAGAACGCGTTGCTCCAGCAACTCCGAAAGGGTCGGGCGCTCACCCCCGGGACCATGGAAGCGTGGGACGAAGAGCTCGCCATGCTCGGCGGGCGCGTCGTGGAGCGTCGTCGCATCTTCCTCGACCGGTTCGCGGATCTCTTGCTGGAGGCGTATGACCTGCTCGGCACGCCGGGCGGTACGCCGACGCTCGAATACCAGCCGTCGAGCGGCTCCGATTCCGAGTCGGACGTGGACGGCATGCGGCGGTCGCTAGTTCGGACCCGGAGCCGGAGTGGCGACCTCGGGCGCACACTGGTCGGTCCCCACCTGGACGAGGTTCTTTTCCAGCTCGACGGCTTCGATCTCCGCCCGTACGCATCGCAGGGGCAGCATCGGACGTTCGCATTGGCCGTTCGTGTGGCGCAGGCTCTCTATTTCCGGGAGCGCTCCGACGAGCCGCCGCTCCTCCTCCTAGACGACGTGTTCGGCCCTCTCGACCCCGACCGGACCCGGGTGGTTCTTGGTCTCCTCGCCTCGGGCGAACTCGGGCAGTCGTTCGTGACGGCAGCGCGGGCAGAACCCTTCGAGGGGGTCGTGCCGTTCGAGGACGACGCGCACGCCGTGTTTCACGTGGAACGCGGCGGCGTTACCCGTCTCAATTCCCCCCTCTCCGCTCCCCTCTCCTCATGA
- a CDS encoding M48 family metalloprotease produces MTPIRAVSRPAVLTLLVFILAACGTTNVNYVTGEEQRGAYTWAQEVQLGTEADRQIQAQFGVYGEDASLTAYVERVARDVLSTSAYTDPNTPAEIRNTPFTFRILDSPVVNAFALPGGYVYVTRGLLAYLENEAQLAVVLGHEIGHVLGRHSSEQAARAQLNQFGLLGAAVLGGVLGGGQVAEGILNYGGTGLQLLQLKYGRGAEREADRAGVAYAEFADYDAAEAARFFVSLRRLSEQAGQSVPNFLSSHPDPDERAQTIPQLASQYDPRGTQVNEAGYMSQIEGIVLGEDPRQGFTENGVFYHPELRFLLDYPNGWQTQNSPAAFLMGEPNGQAVMQLTLAQAQSAQAAGQALRSQQGVQAQAAGALSINGNSAYRVEGTAQQQNGTAAFSATFIEYGGNVYQILGLTSVNGFGTYGNQFRSTAGSFARLTESRYLNRQPSRLEVMRAPAGTTLQALLQGRTMPLGLSDLEIAIMNQTDLTSRLPAGESVKLPE; encoded by the coding sequence ATGACGCCCATCCGTGCCGTATCCCGCCCGGCGGTCCTCACGCTTCTCGTTTTCATCCTCGCCGCGTGCGGCACGACGAACGTCAATTACGTCACGGGCGAAGAGCAGCGCGGGGCGTACACGTGGGCTCAGGAGGTCCAACTCGGTACCGAGGCGGACCGGCAGATCCAGGCCCAGTTCGGAGTCTATGGAGAGGACGCGTCCCTCACAGCGTACGTCGAGCGGGTGGCCCGTGACGTGCTCAGCACGAGTGCGTACACGGACCCCAACACGCCCGCCGAGATTCGGAACACGCCGTTCACGTTTCGGATCCTCGACTCGCCCGTCGTCAACGCATTCGCGTTGCCGGGCGGGTACGTCTATGTCACTCGGGGACTGCTGGCCTACCTCGAGAACGAGGCTCAATTGGCCGTCGTGCTCGGGCATGAGATCGGGCACGTGCTCGGGCGTCACTCGTCGGAGCAGGCCGCCCGGGCACAACTCAATCAGTTTGGTCTCCTGGGGGCGGCCGTACTCGGCGGCGTGCTCGGCGGCGGCCAGGTCGCGGAGGGCATTCTGAACTACGGAGGCACAGGCCTCCAACTCCTCCAACTCAAGTATGGCCGCGGCGCGGAGCGAGAAGCAGACCGGGCAGGAGTCGCCTACGCTGAGTTTGCGGACTACGATGCTGCCGAGGCCGCCCGCTTCTTCGTGTCGCTCCGGCGTCTCAGCGAGCAGGCTGGGCAGAGCGTTCCCAACTTCCTGTCGTCGCACCCGGACCCGGACGAACGCGCCCAGACGATCCCGCAGCTCGCCTCGCAGTACGATCCGCGGGGCACTCAAGTGAACGAGGCCGGGTACATGTCTCAGATCGAGGGAATCGTGCTCGGTGAGGACCCGCGCCAGGGGTTCACTGAGAACGGCGTCTTCTATCACCCCGAGCTTCGCTTTCTGCTCGACTATCCGAATGGCTGGCAGACGCAGAACTCGCCGGCGGCTTTCCTAATGGGGGAGCCCAACGGCCAGGCAGTGATGCAGCTCACGCTCGCGCAGGCCCAGTCAGCCCAGGCGGCCGGGCAGGCGCTCCGGTCTCAGCAGGGTGTGCAGGCACAGGCGGCCGGTGCGCTTTCCATCAACGGCAACTCGGCTTACCGGGTAGAGGGGACGGCGCAGCAGCAGAACGGGACCGCGGCGTTCTCGGCCACCTTCATCGAGTACGGTGGCAACGTCTACCAGATTCTCGGACTGACCTCCGTGAATGGCTTCGGCACGTACGGGAACCAGTTCCGCTCGACCGCCGGCAGCTTCGCCCGTCTCACCGAGAGCCGTTACCTCAACCGCCAGCCGTCCCGCCTCGAGGTCATGCGGGCGCCCGCCGGCACCACCTTGCAGGCCTTGCTGCAGGGTCGGACGATGCCGCTCGGGCTCTCCGACTTGGAGATCGCCATCATGAACCAGACAGATCTCACGAGTCGGCTCCCAGCCGGCGAGTCCGTTAAGCTCCCCGAATAA
- a CDS encoding CHAT domain-containing protein: MADEAPVMYGGRALIEAGRVARVLGEFRESESYFRAALDLIDDSLGVAPELPDLKGHALTSYSILTDLQLRSAVTDAERDSLVGLLATRTSDALDVLSKTGQSAGYRSVVLSLSAVAAAHQGDFDRARAHVRQAPPLAREAGLLAPEAPFEALIAEGRIAEIAGDLEDAAEAYNRGRKEALRNQSPRSEALALEHLGQLAERRGRWAEAADYFEQAVERREIERDRLGLDDWSSSAFATMQGPYRGLVRTQLATGDVRGAFQTLDRTRARYLRDLLHYQDVRETLRPDTRNQIDSVVEKLSATRLAYLQASSASDRAARRLETSAYQRQIEELTASGPEARQIADLDLGALKRRLATEERTLITYFVDDTRSTAFVLCRDTLVSVPLPVTRAMVRERLEAIGWPWRPGHPDPAYALPPLYELYDLLIAPVRPWVPTQKVTIIPDIDVATVPFAALLTAPADDYATAPYLLHEWTLTTELAAALIATDEPPDKTTEAHPLDVLAFGRSTFGDDRSTWNTGATIDLPNVEREVRRVVSHGDAEMFVDAEATEYRFRQRAGDADVVHLASHAEANATLPLYSRIALREDDQDDGIVHLYELLDLRIDAHLVVLSGCSTAGGGRRGGEGLIGLQYGMRAAGAEATVATLWPVADGATAEIMGAFYDGLAGGHGKDRALQDAQRTYIATHDGIEASPFYWAAPVLSGAPTPIPFESGVPWWGLGLGAAAVALGAWLAWRLRFLPAHA; the protein is encoded by the coding sequence ATGGCCGACGAAGCCCCGGTGATGTATGGGGGCCGAGCGCTCATCGAGGCGGGCCGAGTCGCTCGCGTGCTCGGCGAGTTCCGCGAGTCCGAGTCCTACTTCCGAGCGGCCCTCGACCTGATCGACGACAGCCTCGGCGTCGCGCCCGAGCTTCCTGACCTGAAGGGCCATGCCTTGACCAGCTACTCCATCCTGACGGACCTACAACTGCGGAGTGCGGTAACGGACGCCGAGCGTGACTCCTTGGTCGGCCTTCTCGCTACACGGACCAGCGACGCGTTGGACGTCCTCTCCAAGACGGGCCAATCGGCGGGCTACCGATCGGTCGTCCTAAGCTTGAGCGCCGTCGCGGCTGCCCATCAGGGCGATTTCGACAGGGCGCGGGCTCACGTTCGGCAGGCGCCCCCCCTCGCACGCGAGGCCGGCCTCTTGGCTCCCGAGGCTCCGTTCGAAGCGCTCATAGCCGAAGGACGCATCGCTGAAATCGCCGGCGATCTAGAGGACGCGGCCGAGGCGTACAACCGAGGTCGGAAGGAGGCCCTTCGGAATCAGTCGCCGAGGAGCGAGGCGTTGGCGCTGGAGCACCTGGGACAGCTGGCGGAGCGTCGAGGACGATGGGCCGAGGCCGCCGACTACTTCGAGCAGGCGGTCGAACGGCGGGAGATCGAGCGCGACCGCCTCGGCCTCGACGACTGGAGCTCCTCCGCATTCGCCACCATGCAAGGGCCCTACCGAGGCCTCGTCCGGACGCAACTCGCGACGGGGGACGTCCGGGGGGCCTTCCAGACTCTCGACCGGACACGCGCACGCTACCTCCGCGACCTCCTTCACTACCAAGACGTGCGCGAAACCCTTCGACCGGACACCCGGAATCAGATTGACAGCGTAGTCGAAAAGCTCTCCGCAACGCGGTTGGCATACCTCCAAGCCTCGTCGGCATCCGATCGAGCAGCACGGCGGTTGGAGACCTCAGCTTATCAGCGTCAAATCGAGGAACTCACAGCATCCGGACCGGAGGCTCGGCAGATCGCAGACCTCGACCTCGGCGCATTGAAGCGACGACTCGCCACGGAAGAACGGACGCTCATCACCTATTTCGTGGACGACACGAGGAGCACCGCGTTCGTCCTCTGCCGCGACACCCTCGTGAGCGTCCCTCTCCCCGTAACGAGAGCGATGGTGCGAGAGCGCCTCGAAGCCATCGGCTGGCCATGGCGGCCGGGTCACCCCGATCCCGCTTACGCCCTCCCTCCCCTCTACGAGCTCTACGATCTCCTCATCGCCCCCGTCCGCCCGTGGGTCCCGACGCAGAAGGTGACAATCATTCCGGACATCGACGTCGCGACGGTCCCCTTCGCGGCGCTCCTGACGGCTCCGGCGGACGACTACGCGACCGCCCCGTACCTCCTGCATGAGTGGACGCTGACCACGGAGTTGGCGGCAGCACTCATCGCCACCGACGAGCCTCCCGACAAGACGACCGAGGCGCATCCCCTCGATGTGCTCGCCTTCGGGCGCAGCACGTTCGGCGACGACCGTTCCACGTGGAACACCGGCGCGACGATCGACCTCCCGAACGTGGAGCGAGAGGTGCGACGCGTCGTCTCCCACGGCGACGCCGAGATGTTCGTCGACGCAGAGGCGACGGAATATCGCTTCCGACAACGCGCAGGCGACGCGGACGTCGTGCACCTGGCGTCGCACGCCGAGGCGAATGCGACGCTCCCCCTCTATTCGCGAATCGCGTTACGGGAGGACGACCAGGACGACGGCATCGTCCACCTCTATGAGTTGCTCGACCTCCGAATCGATGCCCACCTCGTCGTCCTGAGTGGGTGCTCAACTGCGGGGGGCGGGCGGAGGGGTGGAGAGGGACTCATCGGGTTGCAGTACGGGATGCGCGCGGCCGGGGCGGAGGCCACCGTCGCGACGCTGTGGCCCGTCGCCGATGGCGCCACGGCCGAGATCATGGGCGCGTTCTACGACGGGCTTGCGGGTGGGCATGGGAAGGACCGCGCGCTCCAAGACGCGCAACGGACGTACATCGCGACGCATGACGGCATCGAGGCCAGCCCGTTCTACTGGGCCGCACCGGTGCTCTCAGGGGCGCCAACCCCGATCCCGTTCGAGTCAGGGGTACCGTGGTGGGGCCTCGGCCTCGGCGCCGCAGCAGTCGCTCTTGGAGCCTGGCTAGCTTGGCGTCTCCGCTTCCTCCCGGCCCATGCCTGA
- a CDS encoding MaoC family dehydratase codes for MAHTFDSLSVGDSFSWSRVLTMDDVRLFAEVTGDDNPIHIDEEAGRQSRFGQAVVHGVYILGLASKVLGRDFPGPGSIAVSLSAKFLRPVPVGEEVTIEVKVAEKLERHGHVKIRMYAYCKGKMALGGEAVVIPPPAGEA; via the coding sequence ATGGCCCACACCTTCGATTCCCTCTCGGTCGGCGACAGCTTCTCGTGGTCGCGCGTCCTCACAATGGACGATGTTCGCCTCTTCGCAGAGGTCACCGGTGACGACAACCCGATCCACATTGACGAAGAGGCCGGGCGGCAAAGCCGATTCGGGCAAGCCGTCGTCCACGGGGTCTACATCCTTGGGCTCGCTTCGAAAGTGCTCGGCCGCGATTTCCCGGGCCCCGGATCCATCGCCGTCTCCCTCTCGGCCAAGTTCCTCCGCCCGGTCCCGGTCGGTGAGGAGGTGACGATCGAGGTGAAAGTGGCAGAGAAGCTGGAGCGGCACGGGCACGTCAAAATCCGGATGTACGCATACTGCAAGGGGAAGATGGCGCTCGGCGGCGAGGCCGTCGTGATCCCTCCACCCGCCGGGGAGGCCTGA
- a CDS encoding thiol-disulfide oxidoreductase DCC family protein, whose translation MSDRPILLFDGVCNLCDRSVQFVLDHDTEGVFQFASLQSEVGTAMMRRCVFRAEAIDSVVLVEDGQCHIRSEAAWRIATRLNAPWRWLSATRFVPRPVRDVVYDWVARNRYRWFGMREACRIPTSDVRARFLDAAELAPSEAPS comes from the coding sequence ATGTCCGACCGGCCCATCCTCCTCTTTGACGGGGTCTGCAATCTGTGCGACCGATCCGTCCAGTTCGTCCTCGACCACGATACCGAGGGCGTCTTCCAATTCGCCTCACTGCAGTCGGAGGTTGGGACCGCCATGATGAGACGATGCGTGTTCAGGGCCGAGGCCATTGACTCCGTGGTCCTCGTCGAGGATGGCCAGTGCCACATCCGCTCCGAGGCGGCGTGGAGGATCGCGACTCGGCTTAACGCGCCGTGGCGGTGGCTCTCCGCCACCCGCTTTGTCCCTCGCCCCGTGCGCGATGTGGTGTATGACTGGGTCGCACGGAATCGATACCGCTGGTTCGGGATGCGGGAGGCATGCCGCATCCCGACTTCGGATGTTCGCGCGAGGTTCTTAGACGCGGCTGAACTGGCACCGAGTGAGGCCCCGTCGTAG